A window of Macrotis lagotis isolate mMagLag1 chromosome X, bilby.v1.9.chrom.fasta, whole genome shotgun sequence contains these coding sequences:
- the TEKTL1 gene encoding tektin-like protein 1 isoform X1 — MPVLLYPLEPTPEDRVGAPEWRQHTRDTVNKANQLAQKCDADAVAVWQPQGSNPDPNNAPPQSRKTHMAPWRFRVEMLKGGWTVQQPPPGDGVTLWKAKIKPPAWQASLPLPLHREARAMQTNEYIQNYTRSARLFGARLRQAEQEINGQLQKLVRQREVTDFRLSEIRKGLLINKQSQNNRHYRPASEKVPDKVDNLLIWEKDELRILKRKLEKDMETSENLLKALTKCRDDLIFCCEERLRVVDLMNHCIDSVLVDAGRQSWINISRLHTPKVQGTTSPPVNPLGVNPPECNSTLNEAKRLLADGKIILEHMIKSEHHAQTWQMHVKKTVENALHKKMEETVQLKERLNMMTGLMRGTINRCRKYKEEMLITQEFIKGPLCQNHLEAREKLLRPMVRVFQRHVGTQLPEASRLSMGSKRLKQQSIKLEKDLEKLRSTKDHLNSCLRDKQIGHQVDYDMLRLRIRQSQPHVSYEQIQNLYHY; from the exons ATGCCTGTGCTCCTGTATCCCCTGGAGCCGACCCCAGAAGATCGGGTGGGCGCCCCAGAATGGCGCCAGCACACTCGAGATACTGTGAATAAAGCCAATCAGCTGGCGCAGAAATGCGATGCCGACGCGGTGGCTGTGTGGCAACCCCAAGGAAGCAACCCAGACCCCAACAATGCCCCACCCCAGAGCCGAAAAACTCACATGGCCCCCTGGCGTTTCCGCGTAGAGATGCTCAAGGGCGGCTGGACGGTGCAGCAGCCTCCCCCAGGGGATGGGGTCACCCTTTGGAAGGCGAAGATTAAGCCCCCCGCGTGGCAGGcctccctgcccctgcccctgcacAGGGAAGCCCGAGCCATGCAGACTAATGAGTATATCCAGAACTATACCCGAAGCGCCAGGCTCTTCGGGGCTCGCCTGCGCCAGGCCGAGCAGGAGATCAATGGACAGCTCCAGAAACTCGTTCGGCAGAGAGAAGTCACGGACTTTAGGCTCAGTGAGATCCGGAAGGGTCTGCTCATCAATAAACAAAGCCAGAACAATCGTCACTACCGGCCTGCCTCAGAGAAG GTCCCAGATAAAGTTGACAATCTGCTCATATGGGAGAAAGATGAATTGAGGATCctgaaaaggaaactggaaaaggaCATGGAGACTTCAGAGAACTTACTCAAA GCCCTAACCAAATGCCGTGATGATCTGATATTTTGCTGTGAAGAACGGCTCCGGGTGGTTGATCTCATGAACCATTGCATAGATTCAGTGCTAGTGGATGCTGGGCGTCAGTCCTGGATCAATATCAGCCGACTCCACACTCCCAAGGTGCAGGGTACTACCAGTCCACCTGTCAACCCTTTGGGGGTCAACCCCCCAG AGTGTAACTCGACTCTGAATGAGGCTAAACGACTACTGGcagatggaaaaataatattgGAGCACATGATAAAGAGTGAGCATCATGCCCAAACCTGGCAAATGCATGTCAAGAAGACTGTGGAGAATGCTCTGcacaaaaagatggaagaaactgTGCAACTCAAG GAAAGGCTGAACATGATGACTGGGCTCATGAGAGGGACCATCAACCGATGCAGGAAGTACAAGGAAGAGATGCTTATCACACAGGAATTCATCAAG GGTCCTTTGTGTCAAAATCACCTGGAAGCCCGAGAGAAACTGCTGAGACCCATGGTCCGTGTGTTCCAGAGACATGTTGGCACCCAGCTTCCAGAAGCCAGTCGCCTTTCTATG GGTTCCAAAAGGCTGAAGCAACAGTCCATCAAGCTGGAAAAGGACCTGGAGAAGCTAAGATCCACCAAGGACCACCTGAACTCCTGCCTGCGTGACAAGCAGATCGGTCACCAAGTGGATTATGACATGCTGCGCTTGCGAATTCGCCAGAGCCAACCGCACGTGTCGTACGAACAAATCCAGAACTTGTACCACTACtga
- the TEKTL1 gene encoding tektin-like protein 1 isoform X3, whose translation MPVLLYPLEPTPEDRVGAPEWRQHTRDTVNKANQLAQKCDADAVAVWQPQGSNPDPNNAPPQSRKTHMAPWRFRVEMLKGGWTVQQPPPGDGVTLWKAKIKPPAWQASLPLPLHREARAMQTNEYIQNYTRSARLFGARLRQAEQEINGQLQKLVRQREVTDFRLSEIRKGLLINKQSQNNRHYRPASEKVPDKVDNLLIWEKDELRILKRKLEKDMETSENLLKALTKCRDDLIFCCEERLRVVDLMNHCIDSVLVDAGRQSWINISRLHTPKVQGTTSPPVNPLGVNPPECNSTLNEAKRLLADGKIILEHMIKSEHHAQTWQMHVKKTVENALHKKMEETVQLKERLNMMTGLMRGTINRCRKYKEEMLITQEFIKGPLCQNHLEAREKLLRPMVRVFQRHVGTQLPEASRLSMVILM comes from the exons ATGCCTGTGCTCCTGTATCCCCTGGAGCCGACCCCAGAAGATCGGGTGGGCGCCCCAGAATGGCGCCAGCACACTCGAGATACTGTGAATAAAGCCAATCAGCTGGCGCAGAAATGCGATGCCGACGCGGTGGCTGTGTGGCAACCCCAAGGAAGCAACCCAGACCCCAACAATGCCCCACCCCAGAGCCGAAAAACTCACATGGCCCCCTGGCGTTTCCGCGTAGAGATGCTCAAGGGCGGCTGGACGGTGCAGCAGCCTCCCCCAGGGGATGGGGTCACCCTTTGGAAGGCGAAGATTAAGCCCCCCGCGTGGCAGGcctccctgcccctgcccctgcacAGGGAAGCCCGAGCCATGCAGACTAATGAGTATATCCAGAACTATACCCGAAGCGCCAGGCTCTTCGGGGCTCGCCTGCGCCAGGCCGAGCAGGAGATCAATGGACAGCTCCAGAAACTCGTTCGGCAGAGAGAAGTCACGGACTTTAGGCTCAGTGAGATCCGGAAGGGTCTGCTCATCAATAAACAAAGCCAGAACAATCGTCACTACCGGCCTGCCTCAGAGAAG GTCCCAGATAAAGTTGACAATCTGCTCATATGGGAGAAAGATGAATTGAGGATCctgaaaaggaaactggaaaaggaCATGGAGACTTCAGAGAACTTACTCAAA GCCCTAACCAAATGCCGTGATGATCTGATATTTTGCTGTGAAGAACGGCTCCGGGTGGTTGATCTCATGAACCATTGCATAGATTCAGTGCTAGTGGATGCTGGGCGTCAGTCCTGGATCAATATCAGCCGACTCCACACTCCCAAGGTGCAGGGTACTACCAGTCCACCTGTCAACCCTTTGGGGGTCAACCCCCCAG AGTGTAACTCGACTCTGAATGAGGCTAAACGACTACTGGcagatggaaaaataatattgGAGCACATGATAAAGAGTGAGCATCATGCCCAAACCTGGCAAATGCATGTCAAGAAGACTGTGGAGAATGCTCTGcacaaaaagatggaagaaactgTGCAACTCAAG GAAAGGCTGAACATGATGACTGGGCTCATGAGAGGGACCATCAACCGATGCAGGAAGTACAAGGAAGAGATGCTTATCACACAGGAATTCATCAAG GGTCCTTTGTGTCAAAATCACCTGGAAGCCCGAGAGAAACTGCTGAGACCCATGGTCCGTGTGTTCCAGAGACATGTTGGCACCCAGCTTCCAGAAGCCAGTCGCCTTTCTATG GTTATCCTCATGTAG
- the TEKTL1 gene encoding tektin-like protein 1 isoform X2, whose product MPVLLYPLEPTPEDRVGAPEWRQHTRDTVNKANQLAQKCDADAVAVWQPQGSNPDPNNAPPQSRKTHMAPWRFRVEMLKGGWTVQQPPPGDGVTLWKAKIKPPAWQASLPLPLHREARAMQTNEYIQNYTRSARLFGARLRQAEQEINGQLQKLVRQREVTDFRLSEIRKGLLINKQSQNNRHYRPASEKVPDKVDNLLIWEKDELRILKRKLEKDMETSENLLKALTKCRDDLIFCCEERLRVVDLMNHCIDSVLVDAGRQSWINISRLHTPKVQGTTSPPVNPLGVNPPECNSTLNEAKRLLADGKIILEHMIKSEHHAQTWQMHVKKTVENALHKKMEETVQLKERLNMMTGLMRGTINRCRKYKEEMLITQEFIKGPLCQNHLEAREKLLRPMVRVFQRHVGTQLPEASRLSMGSKRLKQQSIKLEKDLEKLRSTKDHLNSCLRDKQIGHQVDYDMLRLRIRQSQPHVSVLKS is encoded by the exons ATGCCTGTGCTCCTGTATCCCCTGGAGCCGACCCCAGAAGATCGGGTGGGCGCCCCAGAATGGCGCCAGCACACTCGAGATACTGTGAATAAAGCCAATCAGCTGGCGCAGAAATGCGATGCCGACGCGGTGGCTGTGTGGCAACCCCAAGGAAGCAACCCAGACCCCAACAATGCCCCACCCCAGAGCCGAAAAACTCACATGGCCCCCTGGCGTTTCCGCGTAGAGATGCTCAAGGGCGGCTGGACGGTGCAGCAGCCTCCCCCAGGGGATGGGGTCACCCTTTGGAAGGCGAAGATTAAGCCCCCCGCGTGGCAGGcctccctgcccctgcccctgcacAGGGAAGCCCGAGCCATGCAGACTAATGAGTATATCCAGAACTATACCCGAAGCGCCAGGCTCTTCGGGGCTCGCCTGCGCCAGGCCGAGCAGGAGATCAATGGACAGCTCCAGAAACTCGTTCGGCAGAGAGAAGTCACGGACTTTAGGCTCAGTGAGATCCGGAAGGGTCTGCTCATCAATAAACAAAGCCAGAACAATCGTCACTACCGGCCTGCCTCAGAGAAG GTCCCAGATAAAGTTGACAATCTGCTCATATGGGAGAAAGATGAATTGAGGATCctgaaaaggaaactggaaaaggaCATGGAGACTTCAGAGAACTTACTCAAA GCCCTAACCAAATGCCGTGATGATCTGATATTTTGCTGTGAAGAACGGCTCCGGGTGGTTGATCTCATGAACCATTGCATAGATTCAGTGCTAGTGGATGCTGGGCGTCAGTCCTGGATCAATATCAGCCGACTCCACACTCCCAAGGTGCAGGGTACTACCAGTCCACCTGTCAACCCTTTGGGGGTCAACCCCCCAG AGTGTAACTCGACTCTGAATGAGGCTAAACGACTACTGGcagatggaaaaataatattgGAGCACATGATAAAGAGTGAGCATCATGCCCAAACCTGGCAAATGCATGTCAAGAAGACTGTGGAGAATGCTCTGcacaaaaagatggaagaaactgTGCAACTCAAG GAAAGGCTGAACATGATGACTGGGCTCATGAGAGGGACCATCAACCGATGCAGGAAGTACAAGGAAGAGATGCTTATCACACAGGAATTCATCAAG GGTCCTTTGTGTCAAAATCACCTGGAAGCCCGAGAGAAACTGCTGAGACCCATGGTCCGTGTGTTCCAGAGACATGTTGGCACCCAGCTTCCAGAAGCCAGTCGCCTTTCTATG GGTTCCAAAAGGCTGAAGCAACAGTCCATCAAGCTGGAAAAGGACCTGGAGAAGCTAAGATCCACCAAGGACCACCTGAACTCCTGCCTGCGTGACAAGCAGATCGGTCACCAAGTGGATTATGACATGCTGCGCTTGCGAATTCGCCAGAGCCAACCGCACGTGTC TGTTCTGAAAAGCTGA